The Poecilia reticulata strain Guanapo linkage group LG4, Guppy_female_1.0+MT, whole genome shotgun sequence genomic interval ATGGTCACTATTAGGTAGGATAAATGTGACTTGACCGCACAGACActggtcacatttgaaaagattaCATATCAGATTTAGGACCGCATAACCAAAATGCCACGGTTGCAGTTGTTAAAATTGGATCTGTGTCATGAAAAGACACAGATCCAATCAGATACAAGTTGCATATgggcaaaaaaaattgtatttaggtcacttcaggctgcagtgtgattGTAGCCTaagactgaactttttttttgacttaACCCAAATTCATGTTCTAGTGGTTTAAAAGACAACACTCATCTCTTCTgcgaatataaaaaaaaatacaaactgcagttttctgtgaAACTTAATGcaatttttctctttcctcagGAACCAAAAATGGAGTCTGCCACGATTGCAGAAGCATCTTTACTCTCAAACCAGTCATCTAAGAGCTGTGCACCAGCAGAGACAGCAATAGAGAACCAGCTGTTTGGGTGGTTCTACATGGTGGTCTTCATCCTGGCCCTTGGTGGTAACAGTCTTGCTCTCTGGATCTTTTCTCGTCAGCGTGGGGCTTTTTGCCCTGCTAACATCTTCTTGGTTCATCTGGCAGTGGCAGACCTATCTTATGTGGTCATCCTCCCACTCAGAGCAATTTACCACTTCACCGGCGGCCACTGGCCGCTGGGTGAGGTCCCCTGCAGGCTGGTGGGCTTTTTGTTCTATGTCAACATGTACGCCAGTCTGTACTTTCTGGCTTGCGTGGCAGGGGACCGCTACCTGGCTGTGGTTCATGCTGTAAGGTCAATGAAGCTTCGCCAAGGTCGCTATGCTCACATCATCAGCTTCTCCTTGTGGGTCTTGGTCACACTCTCTATGGCGCCACTGCTGGTTACCCATCAGACAGCACAGGTGGACAACACAACGGTGTGCTTGCAGCTGTACAGAGAGAAGGTGTCCCACAAGGCGCTGGTCTCTCTGGCTGTAGCCTTCACCCCGCCTTTCCTTGTCACCCTATCCTGTTACCTGCTCATCATCCACAGCCTGCACCGGGGCTCCAGGCTGGAGCCTGCCCTAAAACTCAGGGCCCTGCGTACCATTGGTGCCGTCATTCTCATCTACATGGTCTGCTTTCTGCCCTATCATCTGAGCAGAGTCACCTTCATCCTTGGCTACAACGACCCAGACGTATCCTGCCAAACACGAAGAGCCTTGAGCATGGCCAATCGCCTTACCTCCTCCCTCACCTGCATGAACGGTGCTATGGACCCACTGGTGTACCTGTTCGGGGCAGAGAAATTCAGAAGCACGCTGAAGAGGTTGTTCTGTAAAGATAAGACAGGGATGATTGGGGCCACTAGCGGAGACCTAAAGGGAACACATGAAAGCTCGCTGAGTGCCAAGTCTGAGTTCTGAGTAAAAGACCTGGAAGACTGTCGTAAACAGCTTTGTTCAGGCCTTAATGGATGCTATGAACCTTAGCCTGGATGGAGTGAAGCATGAACTAAAGTCCAACATCCAGGCTTCACTCTGCACCTGGTCTAATAAACCCCTTATGAAACTATTTGTGCAAAGTTTCAATGAAAAGTCACCCTGAATAGACAGCTTGTTTAAAAAGTGAGATGTTCGCTGATGAAAGGGCCCAAGCATCTTACATTTCAGTGTCTGTTTCAGTCAAATTTGGAGGATTTCTTGGTTAATCAAAGACGTATTGTCAATGACATGCGGACAATGACTGACCAACTTCAAATAACGATGTGCGTAGAGATGTCCAATTTAGaaattttctgtgaataatatAAAGTGACACAACTACAGGCcctttcacaaaacactttCGGTTGCTTTTTTTGCCATCATTTGATTTCTGAAGGTAGCAAGAGGAGATGATCAACGTGGTACTGTCCAAACCCACAGGTGGGATAGAGACAGAGCTGTAAAAGTCAACGTATGTAAGGAGGAGCTGGGTTTATGGCTCGGGGGTTTGCTGTAGGGACGACAGACAATGAGATGATCCGGCTGTGGGACTTGAGGCCAAAATCCAATGGGACTCTGGTTTCCACATTGACACGTCAGACAAGTTGCACTGAAGTAagctaaaaacagattaatgaaCCTCACACGCCTTGTGTCTCTGATACGTTTCACCTTTTACAAtgagaaatgtcagaaatatgCTCCATATTCACCTGTCCGGGTTCTACCAGGGTCCAGCAAAGTCAgcttcatttattgattttaaaaacatgattagCTTGAATGGGGTCTGATGAATAGGGGCTATGGTGGATCTGTTTTATGACAGAGGCCAATGATTCTAGTGTTGAATATAATGCATTTTCCTTCT includes:
- the gpr17 gene encoding uracil nucleotide/cysteinyl leukotriene receptor; this encodes MESATIAEASLLSNQSSKSCAPAETAIENQLFGWFYMVVFILALGGNSLALWIFSRQRGAFCPANIFLVHLAVADLSYVVILPLRAIYHFTGGHWPLGEVPCRLVGFLFYVNMYASLYFLACVAGDRYLAVVHAVRSMKLRQGRYAHIISFSLWVLVTLSMAPLLVTHQTAQVDNTTVCLQLYREKVSHKALVSLAVAFTPPFLVTLSCYLLIIHSLHRGSRLEPALKLRALRTIGAVILIYMVCFLPYHLSRVTFILGYNDPDVSCQTRRALSMANRLTSSLTCMNGAMDPLVYLFGAEKFRSTLKRLFCKDKTGMIGATSGDLKGTHESSLSAKSEF